The following proteins are co-located in the Dehalococcoides mccartyi 195 genome:
- the acs gene encoding acetate--CoA ligase, which translates to MSTEEKKFETQNLPTKTYFWPLKRYQDLYNSALTDSEGFWAKHSDVLSWEKPWEKVLDWNPPYARWFVGGKLNMSYQCVDRHAKSWRKSKVAIYWEGENGDTQTISYSDLYENVNRYASVLKKLGIGKGDRVTVYLPMIPEMVYILLACNRVGAIHNVIFSGFSSQSIADRVNDSGSKMVVTASGGHRRGKILPLKEIVDEAVKSTPSVEHVLVIKYTGYEVVMDPARDVWAHDMLKDADKYVAPEAMDSTDPLFILYTSGTTGKPKGILHGTGGYGVWACNTLKWAFKPTDESVFWCTADVGWITGHTYVVYAPLALGLTQVIYEGAPDYPSVDRWWEIIDKYGVSIFYTSPTAIRMFMRHGEELPAKHNLGTLEMLGSVGEPINPEAWEWYYKNIGHENCPISDTWWQTETGGFMITPCPGIQSFPLKPGSATLPLPGVDPVVVDAEGKELPANEIGFIAIRKPWPGIMLGIYNGDELYKKTYWSRFPGWYCPGDFSMKDSDGYLWLLGRADEVIKVAGHRISTAELEHALVGHSSVAEAAVASRPDEVKGEAIVVFVTLKKDVEASADVKRELTHHLRTAIGTIATPEEIIFVEKLPKTRSGKIMRRLLKAVANEVPIGDTTTLDDETSVNEARAAFDELLAARKHHKH; encoded by the coding sequence ATGAGTACCGAAGAAAAGAAGTTTGAAACCCAGAATCTGCCTACCAAAACTTATTTCTGGCCATTAAAAAGATACCAGGACCTCTACAACAGTGCCCTTACTGACTCCGAGGGTTTCTGGGCTAAACATTCAGACGTGCTTTCATGGGAAAAACCATGGGAAAAAGTACTGGACTGGAATCCGCCTTATGCCCGCTGGTTTGTAGGCGGCAAGCTGAATATGTCTTACCAGTGCGTAGACCGCCATGCCAAAAGCTGGCGTAAAAGCAAGGTGGCCATATACTGGGAAGGCGAAAACGGAGATACCCAAACCATAAGCTATTCTGATCTTTATGAAAACGTAAACCGCTATGCGTCTGTCCTGAAAAAGCTGGGCATAGGCAAGGGAGACAGGGTAACTGTCTACCTGCCCATGATACCCGAAATGGTATATATCCTGCTGGCCTGCAACCGGGTCGGGGCAATCCATAACGTAATCTTCTCCGGCTTTTCTTCCCAGTCTATTGCAGACAGGGTAAATGATTCCGGCTCTAAAATGGTTGTGACCGCCAGCGGAGGCCACCGCCGCGGCAAGATACTGCCCCTTAAAGAAATAGTGGACGAGGCCGTAAAATCCACCCCCAGTGTGGAACACGTGCTGGTTATCAAATACACCGGCTATGAGGTAGTCATGGACCCCGCCAGAGACGTCTGGGCTCATGATATGCTGAAAGATGCCGACAAATACGTAGCCCCTGAAGCTATGGATTCCACTGACCCGCTTTTTATCCTGTACACCTCCGGCACTACCGGCAAACCGAAAGGTATTCTGCACGGCACCGGCGGTTACGGTGTCTGGGCTTGCAATACCCTTAAATGGGCTTTCAAACCCACTGACGAATCAGTCTTCTGGTGTACGGCAGACGTAGGCTGGATTACCGGCCACACTTACGTAGTCTACGCCCCGCTGGCTCTGGGTCTTACCCAGGTTATTTACGAGGGAGCACCGGATTATCCTTCGGTAGACCGCTGGTGGGAAATTATTGATAAATACGGGGTAAGCATATTCTATACCTCGCCTACCGCCATCCGCATGTTTATGCGCCACGGTGAGGAACTGCCCGCCAAGCACAACCTTGGCACTCTGGAAATGCTGGGAAGCGTGGGCGAACCCATCAACCCGGAGGCCTGGGAATGGTATTACAAGAATATAGGCCATGAGAACTGCCCCATTTCCGATACCTGGTGGCAGACCGAAACAGGCGGTTTTATGATTACCCCCTGCCCCGGCATCCAATCATTCCCGCTCAAACCGGGTTCAGCCACTCTGCCCTTGCCGGGTGTTGACCCGGTAGTGGTAGATGCCGAAGGCAAGGAACTGCCGGCTAATGAAATCGGGTTTATTGCCATCCGCAAACCCTGGCCGGGCATAATGCTGGGCATATATAACGGGGATGAACTTTATAAAAAGACCTACTGGAGCCGTTTCCCCGGCTGGTACTGCCCGGGTGACTTCTCCATGAAGGACTCAGACGGCTATCTGTGGCTGCTGGGACGGGCTGACGAAGTTATCAAGGTGGCCGGTCACCGCATAAGCACCGCCGAACTGGAACATGCTTTGGTAGGCCACAGCTCAGTAGCCGAAGCGGCAGTGGCTTCCCGCCCTGACGAAGTGAAGGGTGAAGCCATTGTGGTTTTTGTTACCCTGAAGAAAGATGTGGAAGCCTCAGCAGATGTAAAGAGAGAGCTTACCCACCACCTCCGCACCGCCATCGGCACTATTGCCACCCCGGAGGAGATTATCTTCGTGGAAAAACTGCCCAAAACCCGTTCGGGCAAGATTATGCGCCGCCTGCTGAAGGCCGTTGCCAACGAAGTACCCATTGGTGATACCACTACCCTTGATGACGAAACTTCGGTAAACGAGGCCAGAGCAGCTTTTGACGAACTGCTGGCGGCACGCAAACACCACAAACACTAG
- the prfA gene encoding peptide chain release factor 1, whose protein sequence is MLERLENCEKRFREIEEEISKPEVINDARLVRTLAQERADLQTKVEMYRRYKAISKELEDTKNLLEIEKDEDMKDMVRGEIASLEKSMADLYTQMTLELLPKDPNDDKSIIMEIRAGTGGDEAGLFAADLYKMYTRYALLKNWKTEVIDINGNVAGIIKEVVFEVNGKGAFSRLKYERGVHRVQRVPQTEASGRIHTSTATVAVLPQVEEVDIDINMDDVRVDIFHSSGAGGQNVQKVATAIRLTHIPTGLVVCCQDERSQLKNKNKAFAVLRARLMELEQSKVDEERTESRRAQVGQADRSEKIRTYNFPQDRLTDHRIGLTAHNLPHILEGYLDEIIDTLATHEQTELLKGED, encoded by the coding sequence ATGCTTGAAAGATTAGAAAACTGCGAAAAACGCTTCCGGGAAATTGAAGAGGAAATAAGCAAACCGGAAGTTATAAATGATGCCCGGCTGGTGCGTACTCTGGCCCAGGAGCGGGCTGATTTGCAGACCAAAGTGGAAATGTACCGCCGCTATAAAGCCATATCCAAAGAGCTTGAAGATACCAAAAACCTGCTTGAGATTGAAAAAGACGAAGACATGAAGGACATGGTACGCGGTGAGATTGCCAGCCTTGAAAAATCTATGGCAGACCTCTACACCCAGATGACCCTTGAGCTTTTGCCCAAAGACCCCAATGATGACAAAAGCATTATCATGGAAATACGGGCAGGCACAGGCGGTGACGAAGCCGGGCTGTTTGCCGCAGACCTGTATAAGATGTATACCCGCTATGCCCTGCTGAAAAACTGGAAAACCGAAGTCATTGACATAAACGGCAACGTAGCCGGCATTATCAAAGAAGTAGTCTTTGAGGTAAACGGCAAAGGGGCTTTCAGCCGCTTGAAGTATGAACGGGGTGTCCACCGGGTACAGCGTGTCCCCCAGACCGAGGCTTCCGGCCGTATCCATACCTCTACCGCCACTGTCGCCGTCCTCCCCCAGGTAGAGGAAGTAGACATAGATATAAATATGGACGATGTAAGGGTGGATATATTTCATTCCAGCGGCGCCGGCGGACAGAACGTCCAGAAAGTGGCTACTGCCATCCGCCTGACCCATATACCCACGGGCTTGGTTGTCTGCTGTCAGGACGAACGCTCACAGCTGAAAAACAAGAACAAGGCCTTTGCGGTGCTGCGTGCCAGACTGATGGAACTGGAACAAAGCAAGGTGGACGAAGAACGCACTGAAAGCCGCCGCGCCCAGGTGGGACAGGCAGACCGCAGTGAAAAAATACGCACTTACAATTTCCCCCAGGACCGCCTGACAGACCACCGGATAGGGCTTACTGCCCATAACCTGCCCCACATACTGGAAGGATATTTAGACGAAATTATTGATACTTTGGCTACTCACGAACAGACCGAACTTCTAAAGGGCGAAGATTAA
- the prmC gene encoding peptide chain release factor N(5)-glutamine methyltransferase, which yields MKYREAWQKAAGLLEDSGLEEARLEAEILLRHTLGISRVQLHLELERELHPDKEAAYFQTLKRRLEGEPSAYITGAKEFYGRAFQVDKRVLIPRPETEHLIEKALRIARSYESPYIADIGTGSGAIAITLALELKDAYVYATDISAEALEVARNNAAEYRLEKRLMFYRGDLLESLPEMVDILMANLPYVPTAEAGLLKGEPVSALDGGADGLDIYRRLIPVLPGKLRPGGTALLEIGIHQSEVLANYIKEYLPQAAVEISPDYAGIPRVAGITLPA from the coding sequence ATGAAATACCGGGAGGCATGGCAGAAAGCCGCCGGTCTCCTTGAGGACAGTGGGCTGGAAGAAGCCCGTCTGGAAGCTGAAATTCTCCTGCGGCATACTCTGGGCATCAGCCGGGTGCAGCTTCATCTGGAACTGGAACGGGAACTACACCCTGATAAAGAAGCCGCTTATTTCCAAACCCTGAAGCGCCGCCTTGAGGGTGAGCCCAGTGCCTATATCACAGGTGCAAAAGAGTTTTACGGCCGCGCCTTTCAGGTGGATAAACGGGTGCTGATACCCAGGCCTGAAACCGAACACCTTATAGAAAAAGCCCTTCGGATTGCCCGCAGTTATGAAAGCCCCTATATTGCAGATATCGGCACAGGCAGCGGGGCTATTGCCATAACGCTGGCACTGGAGCTGAAAGATGCTTATGTATATGCCACTGACATATCCGCAGAGGCTCTGGAAGTAGCCCGGAATAACGCCGCTGAATACCGGCTGGAAAAGCGCCTCATGTTTTACCGGGGAGACCTGCTGGAAAGCCTGCCCGAAATGGTAGATATACTAATGGCAAACCTGCCCTATGTACCCACCGCCGAAGCCGGGCTGCTTAAGGGCGAACCTGTCTCAGCCCTGGACGGTGGGGCAGACGGGTTGGATATATACCGCCGCTTGATACCTGTTTTACCCGGGAAACTTCGCCCCGGCGGCACAGCCCTGCTGGAAATAGGCATACACCAGTCAGAAGTACTTGCCAACTATATAAAAGAGTACCTGCCTCAAGCGGCAGTTGAAATAAGCCCTGATTATGCCGGCATACCCAGAGTAGCCGGTATAACCCTGCCCGCCTGA
- the fusA gene encoding elongation factor G, with the protein MTSVNPGKIRNVALLSHSGAGKTSLSEAMLYSAGILGRMGKVDEGTTASDYDPDEIKKKISINLTPIPLVWKDFKINAVDTPGYADFAGEVLAALRVCEAAVIVAAASSGVEVGTEQSWKYCEAQKMPRFIFINKMDRENVSFQRVMDSLHSHFGNRCVAVQLPIGSFKDFKGIVDLVNLKAYAGTPSAEITVPEELKAEIDTLRDKLLESVAETDDSLIEKYLGGEEISQDELVTALNKAILEGKLAPVLCGSALANTAIDLLCDDICKYLPSPLERLCQTAEGEDIKVDAEAPLSVLVYKTSADPYVGKLTYLRVITGVLHSNSQVWNINKNAPERVGQLFSLRGKTQETLNEIGPGDMGAVAKLTVTATGDTLGVQGHTALLCGFEMPLPSYKVAVFPKSKADVDKLGNALARLSEEDLTLHVHRDADTGETIAAGLGEAQLEVMAERMGRKFGVAVDLAAPRVPYRETILGAAGADYKHKKQSGGHGQYGHVVIKVEPGSGIEFVDAVVGGSVPRNFIPAVEKGIREAAHEGPMAGYPLVDVKVTLVDGSSHPVDSSEMAFKIAAAGALKKGLSEAQPVLLEPIENMRIIVPKDYMGAVIGDLNTKRAQVQGMDTEGDESVVIAQAPLGEVQHYAIDLKSITQGRGHFKMDFAHYQQVPAHIAQKLVADRQVQLEAEKV; encoded by the coding sequence ATGACAAGTGTCAATCCGGGAAAGATACGGAATGTAGCCCTACTATCACACAGCGGTGCAGGCAAGACTTCTTTGTCAGAGGCTATGCTCTACAGCGCCGGGATACTGGGCAGGATGGGAAAGGTAGACGAAGGTACAACCGCCTCAGATTATGACCCAGACGAAATAAAAAAGAAAATAAGCATAAACCTGACCCCCATACCTCTGGTATGGAAAGACTTTAAAATAAATGCAGTGGACACTCCGGGATACGCAGATTTTGCGGGAGAGGTACTAGCTGCCTTAAGGGTTTGCGAAGCGGCCGTGATAGTGGCTGCGGCGTCCTCAGGGGTGGAAGTAGGTACAGAACAGTCATGGAAGTATTGCGAGGCACAAAAAATGCCTCGCTTTATTTTTATCAACAAAATGGACCGCGAGAATGTCAGTTTCCAGCGGGTGATGGACAGTTTGCACAGCCATTTCGGCAACCGCTGCGTAGCCGTTCAGCTGCCCATAGGTTCATTTAAAGACTTTAAGGGTATAGTAGATTTGGTTAACCTTAAGGCTTATGCCGGTACGCCCTCGGCGGAAATAACGGTGCCTGAAGAACTGAAAGCCGAAATAGATACCCTGCGGGATAAACTGCTGGAGAGCGTGGCTGAAACAGATGACAGCCTGATAGAAAAATACCTGGGCGGAGAAGAGATAAGTCAGGATGAGCTGGTAACTGCCCTCAATAAGGCCATACTGGAGGGTAAGCTGGCACCGGTGCTGTGCGGCTCTGCCCTGGCAAACACTGCCATAGACCTGTTATGTGATGACATCTGCAAATATTTACCCAGCCCGCTTGAGCGTCTTTGCCAGACAGCCGAGGGTGAGGATATAAAAGTGGATGCCGAAGCTCCCCTTTCGGTGCTGGTTTACAAAACCTCGGCTGACCCGTATGTGGGCAAACTGACTTATCTCAGGGTGATTACCGGTGTTTTGCATTCAAATTCGCAGGTTTGGAATATAAATAAAAATGCCCCCGAAAGGGTGGGGCAGCTGTTTTCACTTAGGGGTAAAACTCAGGAAACGCTAAATGAGATAGGCCCCGGCGATATGGGGGCGGTAGCCAAACTGACGGTAACCGCTACCGGGGATACTCTGGGTGTTCAGGGACATACTGCCCTGCTTTGCGGCTTTGAAATGCCCTTGCCCAGCTACAAGGTGGCTGTTTTTCCCAAGAGCAAGGCTGACGTGGATAAACTGGGCAATGCTCTGGCCAGGCTCAGCGAAGAAGATTTGACCCTGCATGTGCATCGGGATGCGGATACCGGCGAGACTATTGCCGCCGGTTTGGGTGAGGCCCAGCTGGAAGTGATGGCGGAACGGATGGGGCGCAAGTTTGGGGTGGCGGTTGATTTGGCTGCTCCCCGCGTGCCTTACCGTGAGACTATACTGGGTGCAGCCGGTGCGGATTACAAACATAAAAAACAGAGCGGCGGTCATGGCCAGTACGGGCATGTAGTTATCAAAGTAGAGCCGGGCAGCGGGATTGAGTTTGTAGATGCGGTGGTAGGCGGCTCTGTACCCCGCAACTTTATTCCGGCAGTTGAAAAGGGTATCCGTGAAGCCGCCCATGAAGGCCCGATGGCAGGTTATCCGCTGGTAGATGTGAAAGTAACGCTGGTGGATGGCAGTTCACACCCGGTGGACTCCTCTGAAATGGCTTTCAAGATTGCGGCCGCAGGGGCGCTGAAGAAAGGGCTGTCAGAGGCTCAGCCTGTCCTCCTTGAGCCCATTGAAAACATGCGGATTATCGTTCCCAAAGACTATATGGGGGCGGTTATAGGTGACCTGAATACCAAGCGGGCTCAGGTGCAGGGTATGGACACCGAGGGTGATGAAAGCGTAGTTATTGCCCAGGCACCGCTAGGTGAAGTCCAGCACTATGCCATAGACTTAAAATCCATCACCCAGGGACGCGGGCATTTCAAGATGGATTTTGCCCATTACCAGCAGGTGCCAGCTCATATTGCCCAGAAACTGGTGGCTGACAGGCAGGTACAGCTGGAAGCAGAAAAAGTTTAG
- a CDS encoding stage II sporulation protein M, with translation MDYKKWLILAASIFTAGIITGFFAPADLIEGQLSGLEETANALEGFSSLGVFLAILLKNALVFMMAFAFAPVLLIYPVVTLFLNGWILSAVGVLFAREESLLAVIAGIIPHGIFELSAFVIAQAAALSFGAMAISSVFSRDARSQLGANFRQNLRYLGLGMALLIPAAAIETFVTPFLLEKTLGI, from the coding sequence ATGGACTATAAAAAGTGGCTTATTCTGGCGGCATCTATATTTACTGCCGGCATAATTACCGGGTTTTTTGCCCCGGCAGACCTGATTGAAGGCCAGCTGTCCGGGCTTGAGGAAACGGCTAATGCTTTAGAGGGGTTTTCCAGTCTGGGTGTTTTTCTGGCGATACTTCTTAAGAATGCACTTGTCTTCATGATGGCCTTCGCCTTTGCCCCTGTCCTGCTTATATATCCTGTGGTCACTCTGTTTTTAAACGGCTGGATACTTTCGGCGGTGGGAGTTCTCTTTGCCAGAGAAGAGTCCCTGCTGGCGGTAATAGCCGGTATTATTCCCCATGGTATTTTTGAGCTGAGTGCCTTTGTGATAGCCCAGGCGGCCGCTCTCAGTTTCGGTGCTATGGCTATCAGTTCGGTATTCAGCCGGGATGCCCGTTCACAGCTTGGTGCTAATTTCCGCCAGAATCTGCGTTACCTGGGTCTGGGTATGGCTCTGCTGATACCGGCGGCGGCTATTGAGACCTTTGTCACCCCGTTTTTACTCGAAAAAACACTTGGTATCTGA
- the xerD gene encoding site-specific tyrosine recombinase XerD has translation MRDDIQSFLNYLMVEKGFSENTTEAYENDLRQMMTFADKEAAKSGKIPGWENFTRQTMLAYMLDLKERNYAITTVVRKMAAAKSFFNFMVAEGKLKENPTENISTPKVGKPLPDAISISQVRALLNQPVKSGSSEAKRDKAMLELLYASGMRVTELVNLNVLDVDLKEGFVRCFGKGRKERMIPIYPQAAQSIQEYLTEIRPNLVRAETEKALFLNRRGDRLTRQGLWQILKGYAREAGLDDVVTPHTLRHSFATHMLSGGADLRSVQELLGHANISTTQIYTHLTSEHIKRSYEKAHPRAK, from the coding sequence ATGCGTGATGATATACAAAGTTTTCTGAACTACCTTATGGTTGAAAAGGGGTTTTCAGAAAATACCACTGAAGCTTACGAGAATGATCTTCGCCAGATGATGACTTTTGCAGATAAAGAAGCCGCCAAGTCCGGCAAGATACCCGGCTGGGAAAACTTTACCCGCCAGACCATGCTGGCCTATATGCTGGACCTTAAGGAACGGAATTACGCCATAACTACCGTAGTCCGCAAGATGGCGGCCGCCAAAAGCTTTTTTAACTTCATGGTTGCCGAGGGCAAGCTAAAAGAAAACCCCACCGAAAATATCAGCACACCCAAAGTGGGCAAGCCGCTGCCTGATGCTATCAGCATAAGCCAGGTCAGGGCTTTACTAAACCAGCCTGTTAAGTCTGGCAGTTCGGAAGCCAAGCGGGATAAGGCCATGCTGGAGCTTTTGTATGCTTCGGGTATGCGGGTTACCGAACTGGTAAACCTGAACGTGCTGGATGTAGACCTGAAAGAAGGTTTTGTGCGCTGTTTCGGCAAGGGGCGCAAAGAGCGGATGATACCCATCTATCCTCAGGCTGCCCAGAGCATACAGGAATATTTAACCGAAATCCGCCCCAATCTGGTGCGGGCTGAAACCGAAAAAGCTCTGTTTTTAAACAGGCGGGGAGACCGCTTAACCCGTCAGGGTTTGTGGCAGATTTTAAAGGGTTATGCCCGTGAAGCCGGTCTGGATGACGTGGTCACCCCCCACACCCTGCGCCACAGTTTTGCCACCCATATGCTTTCCGGCGGGGCAGATTTGCGTTCGGTGCAGGAGCTGCTGGGTCATGCCAATATTTCTACTACCCAGATATATACCCACCTTACTTCCGAGCATATAAAGCGGAGTTATGAAAAAGCCCATCCCCGGGCTAAATAG
- the uvrC gene encoding excinuclease ABC subunit UvrC codes for MPSETLQNQIASLPENPGVYLMKNAQGEIIYVGKAAVLKDRVKSYFVPPSRLEPKTRQLVSQINELEYLITGSEQEALILELNLIKRHRPYFNVRLKDDKGFPYLKITLNEKWPRIYITRSMADDGGRYFGPFASTRSVRHTLQVLKELFRFRSCNRTEPEKRSRPCLEYDIHQCLSPCTGKISKQDYDHLISQAILFLEGKQDKVLKLLAKLMNEASARLDYETAALRRDQISSIKEVIEGQQLAARVSGEQDAIAFAQEGDLSMVQVFFIRRGKLIGRESFSLQGTREEKPGDILSEFVKQFYHSSTQIPPKIVTQYPLSDREILEKWLSERRGGKVQITAGLRGQPKDLINIVAENAREQLKQARIKNLSSAATLTDALEELQTALGLPLPPQRIEGYDISNIQGTNAVGSMVVFENGKPQKAHYRRFRIKTVKGADDFSMLKEVISRRFGRLNKDNAGESFARRPSLMLIDGGKGQLSSVKETLDTLGLEGQAVIGLAKEFEEIYLPGKSEPIRLMANSPALQLLQRVRDEAHRFALGYHLNIRHKSGLTSALDGIPGIGPSRRRLLIKTFGSVSGIRQASLDELLQVKGINQALALSIKELL; via the coding sequence ATGCCAAGCGAAACCCTGCAAAACCAGATAGCCAGTTTACCCGAAAACCCCGGCGTTTACCTGATGAAAAACGCCCAGGGAGAAATCATTTATGTAGGCAAAGCAGCTGTTTTAAAAGACAGGGTCAAATCGTACTTTGTACCCCCATCCCGCCTTGAACCCAAAACCCGTCAGCTGGTCAGCCAGATAAACGAACTAGAATACCTGATAACCGGGTCTGAACAGGAAGCTTTGATACTGGAACTGAACCTGATAAAGAGGCACCGCCCCTATTTCAATGTCCGCCTGAAGGACGATAAGGGTTTTCCGTACCTGAAAATAACTTTAAATGAAAAATGGCCGCGTATATATATAACCCGTAGTATGGCAGATGACGGCGGCAGGTATTTCGGCCCGTTTGCCAGCACCCGTTCCGTCCGCCATACCCTGCAGGTGCTAAAAGAGCTTTTCCGTTTCCGCTCCTGCAACCGCACCGAACCGGAAAAACGCAGCCGCCCCTGTCTGGAATACGATATCCACCAGTGCCTTTCGCCCTGCACCGGCAAAATAAGCAAGCAGGATTATGACCACCTTATCTCACAGGCCATACTCTTTCTGGAGGGCAAACAGGATAAGGTGCTGAAGCTGCTTGCCAAACTTATGAACGAAGCCTCAGCCCGGCTGGATTATGAAACCGCCGCCCTGCGCCGTGACCAGATATCATCTATAAAAGAGGTGATTGAAGGACAGCAGCTGGCCGCCAGGGTAAGCGGCGAACAGGACGCCATTGCCTTTGCCCAGGAAGGAGACCTGTCCATGGTGCAGGTTTTCTTTATCCGGCGGGGCAAACTTATCGGGCGGGAAAGCTTCAGCCTTCAGGGTACCCGCGAAGAAAAACCGGGGGATATCCTTTCTGAATTTGTAAAACAGTTTTACCACTCCTCCACCCAGATACCGCCAAAAATAGTTACCCAGTACCCGCTTTCAGACCGCGAAATACTGGAAAAGTGGCTGTCTGAAAGGCGGGGTGGCAAAGTGCAGATAACGGCGGGGCTTCGCGGACAGCCCAAAGACCTTATAAATATAGTAGCCGAAAATGCCAGGGAACAGCTGAAACAGGCACGGATAAAAAACCTGTCTTCCGCCGCTACCCTGACAGATGCGCTGGAGGAACTGCAAACCGCGCTGGGACTGCCCCTGCCGCCGCAGCGGATAGAAGGCTACGATATATCCAATATACAGGGCACCAATGCCGTAGGCAGCATGGTGGTTTTTGAAAACGGCAAACCCCAGAAAGCTCATTACCGCCGTTTCCGCATTAAGACCGTAAAGGGCGCGGATGATTTTTCCATGCTCAAAGAAGTCATCAGCCGCCGCTTCGGCAGGCTAAACAAAGACAATGCCGGCGAAAGTTTTGCCCGGCGGCCTTCACTCATGCTGATAGACGGCGGCAAAGGTCAATTAAGCTCGGTCAAAGAAACATTAGACACCCTGGGGCTTGAGGGGCAGGCTGTAATAGGTCTGGCAAAAGAATTTGAAGAAATCTATCTGCCCGGAAAATCCGAACCCATCAGGCTTATGGCCAACTCCCCCGCCCTTCAGCTGCTTCAGCGGGTGCGAGACGAAGCCCACCGCTTTGCGCTGGGGTATCACCTGAATATCCGCCATAAATCAGGGCTGACTTCGGCACTGGACGGGATTCCCGGAATCGGCCCAAGCCGCCGCCGCCTGCTTATCAAAACATTCGGTTCGGTTTCAGGTATCCGTCAGGCCAGCCTTGATGAGCTTTTACAGGTAAAGGGTATAAATCAGGCACTTGCCCTGTCTATTAAGGAACTACTCTAA
- a CDS encoding GNAT family N-acetyltransferase, whose translation MLEIRTQTPEDAEMVAALTEATNSPILGVLFKKLEEEDLTAFNEVAVWDGKIVGKAVAIKAEIESEEASLPVLYLMPLVVMPEYVRRGIALVLVRKILENCKAQETGALLAHGNPEFFKHLDFLPAELHGIKDTTGEATDKLMAKEITEGYLAEKGGNLILPF comes from the coding sequence ATGCTGGAAATACGTACTCAAACCCCCGAAGATGCCGAAATGGTAGCCGCCTTGACTGAAGCTACCAATAGCCCCATACTGGGAGTGCTGTTTAAAAAACTGGAAGAAGAAGACCTGACCGCATTTAACGAAGTAGCCGTATGGGACGGCAAGATAGTGGGCAAGGCAGTAGCTATAAAAGCTGAGATAGAGTCTGAAGAAGCGTCTCTGCCGGTTTTGTACCTGATGCCGCTGGTAGTTATGCCGGAATACGTCAGGCGGGGCATTGCCCTGGTGCTGGTACGCAAAATACTGGAAAACTGCAAAGCCCAGGAAACAGGGGCACTGCTGGCTCACGGCAACCCGGAGTTTTTTAAGCATCTGGATTTTCTGCCGGCTGAACTTCACGGCATTAAAGATACCACCGGCGAAGCCACTGACAAGCTGATGGCCAAAGAAATAACCGAGGGCTATCTGGCAGAAAAAGGCGGAAACCTGATACTGCCCTTCTAA
- a CDS encoding Cof-type HAD-IIB family hydrolase — MPDFQLAVIDVDGTLINKQGRISEADKKAISQAREKGITVALSTGRVVPACTYLLKELGLDGFHIFCDGALVYNPDTAQTCYSQPLSREPLLSAIDFVREQSIYLELYTILEYYVEYENWSAKMHREFFHISPTVTDFKKIALRQDVQKIELMVHNTAERSGAELFMSRFEDDFHFSIARAPAYPEVEFVNVLSPGVSKGQALEKMAAQMGISLRNVIAFGDGSNDLPLFRAAGFGVAMGNARAELKEIADYVTLDVEESGLAAAFSKFLI, encoded by the coding sequence TTGCCGGACTTTCAACTGGCTGTTATAGATGTGGACGGAACCCTGATAAACAAACAGGGCAGGATATCCGAGGCGGATAAAAAGGCTATTTCCCAGGCCAGGGAAAAGGGGATTACGGTTGCCCTGTCAACCGGCAGGGTCGTGCCTGCCTGCACTTATCTGCTGAAAGAACTGGGGCTAGACGGGTTTCATATTTTCTGTGACGGGGCGCTGGTGTACAACCCTGATACCGCCCAGACCTGCTATTCCCAGCCCCTTAGCCGTGAGCCCCTCCTTTCGGCTATTGATTTTGTGCGGGAACAAAGTATTTATCTGGAACTTTACACTATATTGGAATACTACGTGGAGTATGAAAACTGGTCTGCCAAAATGCACCGCGAATTTTTCCATATCTCCCCCACGGTTACTGATTTTAAGAAGATAGCCTTGCGGCAGGACGTGCAGAAGATAGAGCTGATGGTGCATAACACTGCGGAACGCAGCGGGGCGGAACTTTTCATGTCCCGTTTTGAAGATGATTTTCATTTCTCCATAGCCCGTGCTCCGGCTTATCCTGAAGTGGAGTTTGTAAATGTGCTTAGCCCGGGTGTTTCAAAGGGGCAGGCGCTTGAGAAAATGGCCGCCCAGATGGGTATTTCACTCAGGAATGTGATTGCTTTCGGGGACGGGAGCAATGATTTGCCGCTCTTCAGGGCGGCCGGTTTCGGGGTGGCAATGGGGAATGCCAGAGCCGAACTGAAGGAAATAGCAGATTACGTTACTCTAGATGTAGAAGAAAGCGGCCTTGCAGCCGCTTTCAGTAAGTTTCTTATTTAG